One Thermodesulfobacteriota bacterium genomic window, GCCGGGGGGCGGACACGAAGGTGGCGGGAGACCTCAAGGTGGGCTCGAAGGTGACGATCGAGTACCGCATGCAGGCGGTCTCCGTGGAAGTGAAGGACGCCAAGGCGAAGGAACCGAAGAGGAAGTAACGCCGGCGGATCTTTCCGATGCCGCGGGCGGCGCCTCCGGGGGGGGCGCCGCCCGTTGTTTTATCCCGGTTTCGCATCGCCGCCCCTTCTATCCGAAACCGCTTGTGCAGAGAGGCCATCGTACGGATGGTTCCGGGCGATGGGGAACTCCAGGATGTGTTATATTAGGAAAAATTCCCCGCAATCTTGAAGAGTCCTATTCGGGAATCGGAGGGAGGGGCAAATGATCCGTCATGCCCGACCGGCGGCCGTATTGTTTCTTCTTTTCGCCGCGCAGGCTTNNNNNNNNNNGCCGCGGAGATCCGCGGCGCATGCGACGTCCGGTTCCTCGGGACGTCCACTCTGCACGACTTCAACGGGACGGGGAAATGCCTTCCGTTTGCGGCGACGCTGGAGCGGGCCCCCGGGGGGGGTTCCGTTTTACCGCTGGTGAAGCTGGATGTACCCGTCGGCGGAATGGACACGGAGAACGACTCGAGGGACAGGGAGATGCGGAAGATGTTCCGGGACGAACAGCATCCCTTCATCCACGCCTCGGCCCGCGACGTCGACATCGATGCGGTCCGCCGGCGGATGAAAGAGGACGCCGCGGGGAAGGCCCCACTTGACGTCTTTCTGGAGATCCGCGGGATGGAGAGGAAGATCGCGGCCTCCGCGGGCGGATTGAAGGAGGAAGGGAACCGCGTCTCCTTCGACGTGGAGTTTCCCGTGTCGCTGAAGCAATTCGGGCTCAAGGCGCCCTCCGTCCTCGGACTCATCCGGGTGGGGGACCGGGTCCTGGTGAAGGCGTCCTTCCGGGTGGAG contains:
- a CDS encoding YceI family protein, coding for AAEIRGACDVRFLGTSTLHDFNGTGKCLPFAATLERAPGGGSVLPLVKLDVPVGGMDTENDSRDREMRKMFRDEQHPFIHASARDVDIDAVRRRMKEDAAGKAPLDVFLEIRGMERKIAASAGGLKEEGNRVSFDVEFPVSLKQFGLKAPSVLGLIRVGDRVLVKASFRVEIQETP